The window ACATCGAGCGCCAGCACATCCAGGATGCTGGTGGCATCCACCCGCTGGCCGTTGCGCTTGCCGATCGTGATCGGGAAGCGGCATTTCGCCGCGGCCATGCAGAAATCGGCCACCAGCTTCCGGCGCAGACCGTGCACTGATCGCAATTCGACCTTGGCCTGTTCCATGAGTGCGGTCCTCCAGGGCAACGGGGCGCGCGTCGCCTCACCCGCGCGCCAGTTCTGTTGTCATCACCATTGCGGAGTCGAGCGGCGCTATTTCGCCAAGTCGGCCGTGATGACCTGTCGAAAAGCGCCGCTCCTAAGCACACCGCCGCTGCTTCCCGCGGACAACGGGGAACGCGGAGAAAATGCATTTTGTCACCGGCGGATATGCCCGTCGGCACAAGGTTCTCCGCTGGCCTGGGCGATACGAACAGCACAATCCGCAGAGCAGTGCGGTGCGCGAGATCCGGCCAGTTCAGCGGCGCCGCACGGCTTATCCATCCGACGGCTTCATGGCAAGGACCAGTACGGTGCTCAGCAGGTGCAGCGCCGCGTAGATCCACATGACGCCCTGGATACCGAGTGACCCGATGAACACCGTCCCGATCAGCGGTCCGAAGGCCATGCTGGCCCCCGCGCCGAGCGTGTAAGACGACATCACCTGACCCTTGCGTTCGGGCGCCAGCATTGTCATCAGGGGCGGCAGCGGCACGTACCCGGCCATCCCCACTCCCAGCGCTCCCGCGGCGATGGCGACGAGAAGGTAATCGTGGCCGGCCAACGCCGGTACGTAATAGAGCGCGAGACACGCGAATGCCGAGACGACGCCGCCGAGCCAGGCGACCGTCTTGCGGCGGCTCCAGCGGTCGCCGAGCGCGCCGAAAAGCACCACGCAGGCCAGGTTGCTGACCATCATGACGACCAGAATCGAGGCCCATTCCTCGGCGGTGAAGCCCACCTGCTCAATGAGGTACAGCGGGGTGAAGACCCACACACCGAACTGGGAGGTGGTGTTGATGAGCCGGACCAACGCACCCATGCCGACCTTGGGCTGGTTGAGCATGATCGTGAGGCAGCCCACGAGCGTGCTTACCAGGCTCGTCCGCTCGGTTTCGGCGGCCAGGCCCTGGTAGCCGGAGCGTTCCCGGAGCAGGGTGAAGGCGATCCCGGCGCCCGCGACGATCAGTACCAGCGAGACCCACAGGGTCGGGTAGAACCCGATCGCCGGCTTCAGGCCGGAAACCAGCGCGGCGCCGAGCACCGGGTAACCCATGGTGAAGCTGAACCAGAACCAGCCCAGGGCCTTGCCCAGTTGCTTTTCCGGTGCGCCGGCCATGATCCAGACCAGGAAGCCGTAGGCGAACAGGGGGTAGCCGAAGCCCCGGGCCCCGTAGCTGAGCAGGATCAGCAGATAGCTGCCGGTGGGGACGGCGACCGCGAGCATGACGGCGTGACAGGTGGCCCAGCAGGTGGCGCCGATCATCATCACGCGGCGCGGGCCCCATAGGTCGGACAGACCACCGGAGAGGAACGCGCCGATCGCGGCGGTGATGCCGTAGGCGGTGAACACGACACCGACACTGGTTTCGCTGAAGCCGAGATCGGCTTTGAAGTAGGTCGACAGATAGCTGGTTTCCACACCGTCGCCGACCATGAACAGCAATAGCCCCAGGTAGCCCCAGACCAGGGTGTGGGGGATGCCAATGCGGTCGAGTAGTGGTGCTGGGGTGGGCGGCGCGTGCGTAGTGGACACGATGGTTAAGGACCTCCTGACAGGCCGGGCCACGATGCTCGGTGCCAGCCGCACCGGATGCGACCGGGAATTGTCCGATCTGGGAAAGCCGCTTATCGCGGCGAGGATGCCGCAGCGGCGACGCCCGGATCCGGGACGTTGTCCGGGCGGGCGTCGGCGCACAGCCTGAAACAGATCTCAGAGAATTTCAATAGGTTCACAGATAATATGTGATAAGTTCCCCGTCGCAGTAGAGCGCTGGGGAAGTCGGAGTAGTGCGCGGGGGAAGGAGATGCCAGTACGCGAACAACAAAGAGGCTTACCCGCGCATCGCCGACCGTGCCACACTTACCGTTGAACCACACCAAGTTCGGCCGTACCGCCAGCTACGCGTACGGCGATCTGAGCGGCTACGGGCTGCTGGTCACCGACGCCGCAGCGCCCGAAGACGAGTTGCAGACCGCCCGGGACCTCGGCGTTGAGGTCCGAGCCGTCGATATCCAAGCCTGACCGCCCGAGGAAGAGATCCACCCATGCGAGCCGTCGTCATCGAAACTCCCGGACGCTACTCCGTCACCACGGTCGCCGACCCCACCCCGGCCCCCGGCGAAGTCGTCGTCGCGCCTGCCGCGGTCGGTATCTGCGGCACCGATGTGCACATCGTGGAGGGCGAGTTCGCCCCGACTCCGTACCCGATCATCCCCGGCCACGAGTTCACCGGCGAGGTGGTCGCACTCGGCCCCGGGGTCACCGGCATCTCGGCCGGTGACCAGGTGGCCGTCGATCCGTCGCTGTTCTGCGGGTCCTGCCACTACTGCGCCATCGGACGCGGCAACCTGTGCGAACGGTGGGGCGCGATCGGGGACACTGTGGACGGTGCGATGGCCGAGTACGTCAAGGTGCCGGTCGGCAACTGCCACCGGCTGCCGGCCGGTGTCGACATCGCGCAGGGGACCTTGATCGAGCCGCTGTCCTGCGCGGTGCGCGGGTTCGACGTGCTGCCGCGCCGCCTGGGCGACCATTACCTGATCTACGGGGCGGGCACCATGGGCCTGCTGATGCTCCAGCTCGCCAAGACCGCCGGGGCGGCTTCACTGTCCGTTGTGGACATCAACGACGACCGTCTGAAGATCGCCGAGCGCCTTGGCGCCGATGCCGTCGCCACCCACGCCGACGGCCTCGATCGTCCCCAGGGGTGGGAAACGGTCATCGATTGCACCGGTGTCATCCCCGTAATCGAGGACGGGCTGACCCGGGTCCGCCGCGGCGGGGTGTTCCTGCAGTTCGGGGTCGCACCCAGCGAGGCCAAGGCGAGTTTCTCGCCGTTCCGCGTCTACAACGACGAGATCACCATTCTCGGCTCGATGGCCGTCCTGCACAGCTTCGGTCGCGCCGTCGACCTGATGGCCAAGGGAGTCATCGACGCCGAGACGATGATCACGCACAGCTTCGGCCTCGACGAGTTCACCCAGGCATTACAGGCGTTCCGGGACGGCTCGGGCCGCAAGATCCAGGTCCGGCCGGGGGAGTGAGCCGATTTCAATGGAAATCGGCGCGCCGATTT is drawn from Saccharopolyspora phatthalungensis and contains these coding sequences:
- a CDS encoding HPr family phosphocarrier protein; the encoded protein is MEQAKVELRSVHGLRRKLVADFCMAAAKCRFPITIGKRNGQRVDATSILDVLALDVDQGTEVVLYAHGSRAKSALQDLVNLLGRDVGAFD
- a CDS encoding MFS transporter — encoded protein: MSTTHAPPTPAPLLDRIGIPHTLVWGYLGLLLFMVGDGVETSYLSTYFKADLGFSETSVGVVFTAYGITAAIGAFLSGGLSDLWGPRRVMMIGATCWATCHAVMLAVAVPTGSYLLILLSYGARGFGYPLFAYGFLVWIMAGAPEKQLGKALGWFWFSFTMGYPVLGAALVSGLKPAIGFYPTLWVSLVLIVAGAGIAFTLLRERSGYQGLAAETERTSLVSTLVGCLTIMLNQPKVGMGALVRLINTTSQFGVWVFTPLYLIEQVGFTAEEWASILVVMMVSNLACVVLFGALGDRWSRRKTVAWLGGVVSAFACLALYYVPALAGHDYLLVAIAAGALGVGMAGYVPLPPLMTMLAPERKGQVMSSYTLGAGASMAFGPLIGTVFIGSLGIQGVMWIYAALHLLSTVLVLAMKPSDG
- a CDS encoding zinc-dependent alcohol dehydrogenase family protein, with product MRAVVIETPGRYSVTTVADPTPAPGEVVVAPAAVGICGTDVHIVEGEFAPTPYPIIPGHEFTGEVVALGPGVTGISAGDQVAVDPSLFCGSCHYCAIGRGNLCERWGAIGDTVDGAMAEYVKVPVGNCHRLPAGVDIAQGTLIEPLSCAVRGFDVLPRRLGDHYLIYGAGTMGLLMLQLAKTAGAASLSVVDINDDRLKIAERLGADAVATHADGLDRPQGWETVIDCTGVIPVIEDGLTRVRRGGVFLQFGVAPSEAKASFSPFRVYNDEITILGSMAVLHSFGRAVDLMAKGVIDAETMITHSFGLDEFTQALQAFRDGSGRKIQVRPGE